The Methanolinea sp. genome segment GCGCCGGAGGACCCGGCCGAACGTGACCGTGCGGCCCCCCGGGAGCGGGATTTCCTCCGGGTACGGTTCCGAGACCTCGCCGGGATCCATCCCGGAATACGCGGCGATGGCGGAGATCTCCTCCGGGGATACCATCACGAGGTTTCCATCCCCCTCGCCTGCCCTGCAGCAGTCCCCACAGCGGGTGCACTCGAAACCCATTCCCTCGATGAGCGAGGCGAGGGCCCGTGCGTCAGGCAGGCCGTTCTCGCCGCTCATGTCCCGTGTTCCCTGCATATCGCGTCGAAATTCCGGTAGACTCTCCACCCGTCCCGGGTATGGCTGACCTCCGGGTGCCACTGGAGGCCGTAGATCTTCTTTTCGGGATCCGCGATGGCCTCGTGGGCGCACACCGCGGACCGCGCGAGGAGCGAGAAACCGCGGGGCATCGCGGTGACCTCGTCTGCGTGGGATGCCCAGACCATCATCCTCTCGGGGTATCCCTCGAGGATCTCCGATTCCTGCACGATTTCGACCTCCACGGGCCCGTAACCGCCGGCCTTCCCGGGAGCGACCGCGCCGCCGAACTCCCTCGCGATGACGTGGAGGCCGAG includes the following:
- a CDS encoding GMP synthase subunit A, encoding MLPIFVVNNHGQFNHLILRMFRDLGIGARMVPNTTPPEEVAGACRGIVLGGGPDIARCGNSPLFLHLGIPVLGICLGLHVIAREFGGAVAPGKAGGYGPVEVEIVQESEILEGYPERMMVWASHADEVTAMPRGFSLLARSAVCAHEAIADPEKKIYGLQWHPEVSHTRDGWRVYRNFDAICREHGT